One window of Jannaschia sp. CCS1 genomic DNA carries:
- a CDS encoding lipid-A-disaccharide synthase N-terminal domain-containing protein yields MEDWIFGVFNLDSWFEFWWVALGFLAQGIFASRFIVQWIASEKAGRSYVPVAFWYLSISGGLLMLAYAIYRQDPVFILGQSTGVIVYARNLMLIHRSKPTGPDAVHDQK; encoded by the coding sequence ATGGAAGACTGGATCTTCGGGGTCTTCAACCTCGACAGTTGGTTTGAGTTCTGGTGGGTCGCTCTCGGCTTCCTGGCTCAGGGCATTTTCGCCTCCCGTTTCATCGTGCAATGGATCGCGTCCGAGAAGGCCGGGCGCTCCTACGTTCCGGTCGCTTTTTGGTATTTGTCGATCAGCGGCGGCCTCTTGATGCTGGCCTACGCGATCTATCGACAGGACCCGGTTTTCATCCTTGGCCAGTCCACGGGCGTCATCGTCTACGCGCGCAACCTGATGTTGATCCACCGGTCCAAACCGACCGGGCCGGACGCGGTCCACGACCAGAAATGA
- a CDS encoding ArnT family glycosyltransferase: MTLLSARSAPFLVLLLALVSFGVGLAELPVQDRDEARFAQAARQMAATGDLIDIRLQDAPRHNKPALIYWAQTAAIWITGASGETPIWVHRLPSYLAGALSALAMIWAGTPLVGRRAAVIAGVICATIYMLHAEARTAKTDAALLLAVILAMGAMGRAWLDIARPWLTPFIFWTALAAGFLLKGPMVALPMIGAIIWIAVQFRRVHWLLRLRPLPGAILFAALTAPWFIAITLVTDGAFWSASLGGDLSDKITADGEHAASPPGFYLLTIWFTFFPWSLLIPLAISYAWMFRSDPKTAFLLGVLIPGWIVFEAVPVKLIHYTLPLYPALMLLCGAAMVRVFDGTLRLSRWARAIGSIGWLIALAFFTAVAVVLPVAYGPAEGVHIPSTLGALVFCGAGLVGLILFWRNVLPGAIAALALCGVVMGWTLTAASLPAARDFWIADQITEAMSANACLTGPVALAGYAEPSSVFRLGTDTILTDADGALAYLADGANRAAWIDPALISNAPNNAEAAPTINGMSIGNFRPVQLRLYVSPGVPAAADPCAG, translated from the coding sequence ATGACGCTGTTATCGGCCCGTAGCGCACCGTTTCTGGTGCTGCTCCTCGCGCTGGTCAGTTTTGGTGTCGGACTTGCTGAATTGCCCGTCCAGGACCGGGATGAAGCGCGCTTTGCCCAAGCAGCGCGCCAGATGGCCGCAACGGGCGACCTGATAGACATCCGCCTGCAAGACGCCCCGCGCCACAACAAACCGGCCTTGATTTACTGGGCGCAGACGGCTGCAATCTGGATCACGGGCGCATCGGGAGAGACACCGATCTGGGTCCACCGCCTGCCCTCCTACCTCGCTGGCGCGCTCTCGGCACTCGCGATGATCTGGGCTGGCACGCCGCTGGTCGGTCGGCGCGCAGCGGTCATCGCGGGGGTGATCTGCGCGACCATCTACATGCTTCATGCAGAGGCGCGCACGGCGAAAACGGACGCGGCCCTGTTGCTGGCGGTCATCCTGGCTATGGGCGCCATGGGCCGGGCGTGGCTGGATATCGCGCGACCTTGGTTAACGCCGTTCATCTTCTGGACGGCGCTGGCGGCAGGGTTCCTTTTGAAGGGACCCATGGTCGCCCTGCCCATGATCGGTGCAATCATTTGGATCGCGGTTCAGTTCCGCCGCGTACACTGGCTCTTGCGGCTGCGGCCTTTGCCGGGTGCAATCCTGTTTGCCGCTCTCACCGCGCCTTGGTTTATTGCGATCACCTTGGTCACGGACGGCGCGTTCTGGAGCGCCTCTCTCGGCGGCGATCTGTCCGACAAGATCACCGCGGACGGAGAGCACGCCGCCTCTCCACCGGGCTTCTACCTGCTCACGATCTGGTTCACCTTCTTCCCGTGGAGCCTGTTGATTCCATTGGCGATCTCCTACGCCTGGATGTTCCGAAGCGACCCGAAAACGGCGTTCTTGTTGGGCGTCCTTATCCCCGGATGGATCGTGTTTGAGGCCGTGCCGGTGAAGCTCATCCACTATACCCTACCGCTCTATCCCGCGCTCATGTTGCTGTGCGGCGCGGCGATGGTCCGCGTCTTTGACGGCACGTTGCGTCTCTCGCGATGGGCCCGCGCAATCGGCAGCATCGGCTGGCTCATCGCGCTGGCGTTTTTCACGGCAGTCGCTGTGGTCTTGCCAGTCGCCTACGGACCGGCGGAGGGGGTTCACATCCCCTCCACCCTCGGCGCGCTGGTCTTTTGTGGCGCGGGCCTCGTGGGCCTCATCCTGTTTTGGCGCAACGTGCTACCCGGGGCCATCGCTGCGCTGGCGCTCTGCGGAGTTGTCATGGGCTGGACGCTGACAGCCGCAAGCCTGCCCGCCGCGCGGGATTTCTGGATCGCGGATCAGATCACAGAGGCGATGTCCGCCAATGCCTGCCTGACGGGACCGGTAGCTCTTGCCGGATACGCAGAACCCTCGTCGGTGTTTCGCCTCGGCACCGATACGATCCTGACGGACGCGGATGGTGCGCTCGCCTACCTGGCGGACGGTGCCAATCGCGCTGCGTGGATTGATCCCGCGCTGATCTCAAACGCGCCGAACAACGCGGAGGCCGCCCCAACGATTAACGGAATGTCGATTGGGAACTTCCGGCCCGTTCAACTTCGCCTCTACGTGTCCCCCGGTGTCCCGGCCGCGGCCGATCCCTGCGCAGGTTAA
- a CDS encoding GcvT family protein gives MKTHYRAVVIGGGVVGSSVLYHLAKFGWTDVCMLERSVLTAGSSWHAAGGIHALNADPNMAALQAYTIDLLSEIEAESGQNIGLHMTGGLTLAGTPERWEWLQSAYRTFQAIGITDCHLMTPDEAKQACPIMSTDGVIGALWADREGYVDTTGTVHAYATAAKLRGAEYYEHTKVEELIQTKDGWKIVTDKGTITCDHVVNAGGLWAKQVGRMAGIELPVSPLKHHYLISDTIPELEALDFEVPMTVDLEGFTYMRQDQKGLLLGIYEVNHEHWAMDGAPWDYGMELFQEQTDRIENELILGFERYPALQTTGVKTWVNGAFTFSPDGNPLVGPVNGVNGYWCACAVMAGFLQGGGVGKSLAEWMIYGETEADTYSMDVARYGKFAENREYIRQTTGQFYSRRFVMSYANEQLTAGRPLKRAPAYEGMTRAGCRWGQSWDLEVPLYFAPSEDFVENLTLKRSNAHGIVAEECRAVREGVALLDITGFSRFEVTGPEAERWLDRMMASKLPGRGRAKLAPMLGDSGRLMGDLTVFNWGDGTWWVMGSYYLRAWHMRWFDDHLVNGVNVRDLGEEICGFSLAGPKSTSVLQKLVTYDLAPMPFMGCATFDVGLIEAKVARMSVTGERGYEINCRYGDHITLRDMLLEAGADDRIREVGFNALLSTRLEKSFGIWSAEFTQGYTPAQTGMDRWIDWEKDFIGKAGAVAERDGNGPAQRLVTLEIDADGADPVGYEPVWHSGDIVGFVTSGGYGHTVQKSLAMAMVRADLAADGTDLSVHVVGSERAAKVIPPSPYDSSGTAMRG, from the coding sequence ATGAAAACCCATTACAGAGCGGTCGTGATCGGCGGCGGGGTAGTTGGCTCCTCGGTGCTCTATCATCTGGCGAAGTTTGGCTGGACAGACGTCTGCATGCTCGAACGCAGTGTTTTGACCGCAGGTTCAAGCTGGCACGCGGCGGGCGGCATTCACGCATTGAACGCCGACCCCAACATGGCGGCTTTGCAAGCCTATACCATTGATCTGCTGTCAGAAATTGAAGCTGAATCCGGCCAGAACATCGGACTACACATGACCGGCGGACTGACGCTCGCCGGCACGCCGGAGCGGTGGGAATGGCTGCAATCGGCCTACCGCACCTTCCAGGCCATCGGCATCACCGACTGCCATCTGATGACCCCGGACGAGGCAAAACAGGCCTGCCCGATCATGTCCACCGACGGCGTCATCGGCGCCCTTTGGGCGGATCGGGAGGGATACGTGGACACCACGGGCACCGTCCACGCCTATGCGACCGCCGCCAAACTGCGCGGCGCGGAGTATTATGAGCACACCAAGGTGGAAGAACTGATCCAGACCAAGGACGGTTGGAAGATCGTCACCGACAAGGGCACGATCACCTGTGACCATGTGGTGAATGCGGGCGGTCTTTGGGCCAAGCAAGTGGGCCGCATGGCAGGGATTGAGCTGCCGGTTTCGCCACTGAAGCATCATTATCTGATCTCTGACACCATCCCCGAGCTGGAGGCATTGGACTTTGAAGTGCCGATGACCGTCGACCTTGAGGGCTTCACGTATATGCGACAAGACCAGAAGGGCCTGCTTCTGGGGATCTACGAGGTGAACCATGAGCACTGGGCGATGGATGGTGCGCCTTGGGATTACGGGATGGAGCTGTTTCAGGAACAGACCGACCGGATCGAGAATGAGCTGATCTTGGGGTTTGAGCGCTACCCCGCCCTGCAAACCACCGGCGTGAAGACCTGGGTGAATGGTGCGTTTACGTTCTCGCCCGATGGAAACCCATTGGTGGGACCGGTTAACGGCGTTAACGGCTACTGGTGCGCCTGTGCGGTCATGGCAGGCTTCCTGCAGGGCGGCGGCGTGGGCAAGTCGCTCGCGGAATGGATGATCTATGGCGAGACGGAGGCCGACACCTACTCCATGGACGTCGCGCGCTACGGCAAGTTTGCCGAGAACCGCGAGTATATTCGGCAGACGACAGGTCAGTTCTACTCCCGCCGGTTCGTGATGTCCTACGCCAACGAACAGCTTACCGCCGGGCGCCCATTGAAACGCGCACCCGCCTATGAGGGTATGACAAGGGCGGGTTGCCGGTGGGGCCAATCCTGGGATCTGGAGGTGCCCCTCTATTTCGCACCGTCAGAAGATTTCGTTGAAAATCTTACCCTTAAACGCTCCAACGCTCACGGTATCGTGGCTGAGGAATGTCGCGCGGTTCGTGAGGGTGTGGCGCTTCTGGACATTACCGGCTTCTCTCGGTTCGAAGTCACGGGCCCTGAGGCGGAGCGCTGGCTGGACCGGATGATGGCCTCCAAACTCCCCGGGCGAGGTCGTGCGAAACTGGCCCCGATGCTGGGGGACAGCGGTCGTCTGATGGGTGATCTGACGGTGTTCAACTGGGGCGATGGCACATGGTGGGTCATGGGCAGCTACTACCTGCGCGCGTGGCATATGCGGTGGTTTGACGATCATTTGGTTAACGGCGTTAACGTCCGCGATCTGGGGGAAGAGATTTGCGGGTTTTCCCTTGCTGGCCCGAAATCCACCTCGGTGCTGCAAAAGCTGGTGACATATGACCTCGCACCGATGCCGTTCATGGGATGCGCAACATTTGACGTCGGCCTGATCGAGGCAAAGGTCGCCCGAATGAGCGTGACCGGCGAGCGCGGGTACGAGATCAACTGCCGCTACGGAGACCACATCACATTGCGAGACATGCTCCTGGAAGCAGGGGCCGACGATCGCATCCGCGAGGTCGGGTTCAACGCCCTTCTATCGACACGTCTGGAAAAATCCTTCGGCATCTGGTCCGCTGAATTCACCCAGGGCTACACACCCGCCCAGACCGGAATGGACCGCTGGATTGACTGGGAAAAGGACTTCATCGGCAAGGCAGGCGCGGTGGCTGAGCGCGACGGAAACGGGCCTGCACAACGGCTTGTCACCTTGGAAATTGACGCCGATGGCGCAGACCCCGTCGGCTATGAGCCGGTCTGGCATAGCGGAGACATCGTGGGCTTCGTGACGTCGGGTGGCTACGGCCATACGGTCCAGAAATCCCTTGCGATGGCGATGGTTAGGGCGGACCTGGCCGCGGATGGAACCGATCTGTCCGTCCATGTCGTGGGCAGTGAACGCGCCGCGAAAGTGATCCCTCCGTCGCCCTATGATTCCTCGGGCACAGCGATGCGGGGATGA
- a CDS encoding trimethylamine methyltransferase family protein — protein sequence MSNRRRNRNAPRASARVTQYGQLRNPFPPMNVFPADRIEAMHDAGLDILERLGIKVLLPEARAIFATAGAMVKDDMVYIGRDIVEASLASAPRRIEGRAGAPERDVVLELGSLVFQPGAGAPHATDEVRGRRPGCARDFKELIQLTNHFDVFHMLPPLVEPQDIATNIRHYFTLECQLTESNKFPFIFSRGTPQVTESFEMLRDFRGLSDAEFEAEPRCYTIINTNSPRTLDVPMAQGLIDFARMGQISIVTPFTLMGAMAPITVAGAITLSHAEALAAITLTQLTNPGAPVCYGTFTSNVDMKSGAPAFGTPSHFQASLAAGQLARHIGLPWRSAAGSAANLNDVQAANENQFGLWGCLMAGATVVIHSAGWLEGGLSISYEKLITDAEVLNMVAELCAGAQASDAEIGLDAIEDTAPSGHFFATAQTMARYQTEFYEPIIHDYANFGTWTERGSKDASTRARDVWQGILADPKSPTVNGDRLSALQDDIARRTQAGGAYPES from the coding sequence ATGAGCAACAGACGTCGCAACCGCAATGCTCCGCGGGCTTCGGCGCGGGTGACGCAGTACGGCCAACTCCGCAATCCCTTCCCACCGATGAATGTGTTCCCGGCGGACCGGATCGAGGCGATGCATGACGCGGGATTGGACATCCTTGAACGCCTTGGCATCAAGGTTCTACTGCCAGAAGCCCGCGCCATCTTCGCCACGGCGGGCGCGATGGTGAAGGACGACATGGTCTATATCGGGCGGGACATCGTTGAGGCGTCTCTGGCCTCCGCGCCGCGTCGGATTGAGGGTCGCGCCGGCGCGCCTGAGCGGGACGTCGTGCTGGAACTGGGCTCGCTCGTCTTTCAGCCCGGTGCCGGTGCGCCACATGCAACCGATGAGGTCCGCGGTCGCCGTCCCGGCTGCGCCCGTGACTTCAAAGAGTTAATCCAGTTAACCAATCACTTCGACGTCTTCCACATGCTCCCGCCATTGGTGGAGCCCCAAGATATCGCCACCAATATCCGTCACTACTTCACCCTTGAGTGCCAGTTGACCGAGAGCAACAAATTCCCCTTCATCTTCTCTCGCGGAACGCCGCAGGTGACGGAAAGCTTCGAGATGCTCCGCGATTTCAGGGGATTGTCGGACGCAGAGTTCGAAGCGGAACCAAGGTGTTACACGATCATCAATACCAATTCGCCACGCACGCTGGATGTACCGATGGCGCAGGGACTGATTGATTTCGCGCGGATGGGTCAGATTTCCATTGTCACGCCATTTACCTTGATGGGGGCAATGGCTCCGATCACCGTGGCGGGCGCAATCACCCTGTCCCATGCCGAAGCGCTGGCCGCGATTACATTAACGCAGTTAACCAATCCCGGCGCGCCCGTTTGCTACGGAACTTTCACATCCAATGTCGACATGAAATCCGGTGCGCCCGCGTTTGGGACGCCATCTCATTTCCAAGCCTCCCTTGCGGCCGGTCAATTGGCACGCCATATCGGCCTTCCGTGGCGATCTGCAGCAGGATCGGCCGCCAACCTCAACGACGTCCAGGCGGCCAATGAAAACCAGTTTGGCCTTTGGGGCTGCCTCATGGCTGGGGCAACCGTTGTAATTCACTCGGCAGGCTGGTTGGAAGGTGGGTTAAGCATCTCATATGAAAAGCTTATTACCGACGCAGAAGTTCTCAACATGGTGGCAGAGCTCTGTGCCGGAGCGCAGGCAAGCGATGCCGAGATTGGCCTGGATGCGATCGAAGACACGGCCCCCAGCGGCCATTTTTTCGCCACCGCCCAAACGATGGCCCGCTACCAGACAGAGTTCTATGAGCCCATCATCCACGACTACGCGAACTTCGGCACGTGGACCGAGCGAGGTTCAAAAGATGCCTCCACCCGCGCGCGCGATGTGTGGCAGGGTATCCTCGCCGACCCGAAAAGCCCGACGGTTAACGGAGATCGCCTGAGCGCCCTTCAAGACGACATCGCACGCCGAACGCAAGCCGGTGGCGCGTACCCGGAAAGCTGA
- a CDS encoding creatininase family protein, translating into MSRYWIDYPAPDLQIDPDRTIAILPVAAVEQHGPHLPVGVDTMINQGLCDELVARCPDTLDIRLLPLQAVGKSNEHLWAPGTLTLSAETAMKAWVEIGLSVARAGARKMLIVNSHGGNMDLISIVSRELRVRAGMYCVRMVWGAGGVPDGVFSAQETTQGIHGGDNETSLMLHFRPDAVDMSKAKDFRWTHTQGEIPPVGPIAHGWIASDVHPEGVAGEAHLATAEKGRVTAAHYVDGVIDVLHKIAAQPLDRFTPVETPH; encoded by the coding sequence ATGAGCCGTTATTGGATCGACTATCCCGCCCCTGATTTGCAGATTGACCCGGACCGGACCATCGCGATTTTGCCGGTTGCAGCTGTGGAACAACACGGGCCCCATCTGCCCGTGGGCGTGGACACAATGATCAATCAGGGGTTGTGCGATGAACTGGTCGCCCGATGCCCGGACACCCTTGATATCCGTCTTTTGCCGCTTCAGGCGGTTGGTAAATCCAATGAGCATCTCTGGGCGCCGGGCACCCTCACGCTTTCGGCAGAGACCGCGATGAAAGCCTGGGTGGAGATTGGCCTTTCGGTGGCGCGGGCGGGCGCGCGAAAGATGCTGATCGTGAATTCCCATGGCGGCAATATGGATTTGATTTCAATTGTTTCGCGAGAGTTACGGGTACGGGCGGGCATGTATTGCGTACGCATGGTGTGGGGCGCGGGTGGTGTGCCGGACGGGGTATTTTCCGCTCAGGAAACCACCCAGGGCATTCACGGTGGCGACAATGAAACATCGTTAATGCTGCACTTCCGGCCGGACGCGGTGGACATGTCCAAGGCCAAGGATTTTCGATGGACCCACACGCAGGGAGAGATCCCGCCAGTCGGCCCTATCGCCCACGGGTGGATCGCCTCTGACGTGCATCCCGAAGGTGTCGCGGGGGAGGCCCATTTGGCCACGGCCGAGAAGGGTCGCGTGACCGCAGCACATTACGTTGACGGCGTGATCGACGTGCTCCACAAAATCGCAGCACAACCCTTGGACCGCTTCACGCCCGTTGAGACGCCCCACTGA
- a CDS encoding NAD(P)H-dependent oxidoreductase, with protein MRALVIYCHPKEGSFASAVRDTVMTRLSASGAETRLRDLYAEGFQPVLTTPEWTDYLNAPMNRAPVEDHVQDLQWCDTLIFIYPTWWYGLPAMLKGWLDRVLLPDVAFLMPKADGETIRPGLHHIDKMGVFTTCGASWWLTRMVGAPGRRTLLRGVGFLLKPGARKVFAATYLMDSATPDALRKHLATVATKTDKLVNAVPAKQEVPAQ; from the coding sequence ATGCGCGCCTTGGTGATTTACTGTCACCCGAAAGAGGGGTCGTTTGCCTCAGCGGTGCGCGACACCGTGATGACGCGTCTGTCGGCATCGGGCGCGGAGACGCGCTTGCGCGACCTCTATGCCGAGGGGTTTCAGCCGGTGTTAACCACGCCGGAATGGACTGATTACCTTAACGCCCCCATGAACCGCGCCCCGGTGGAGGATCACGTCCAAGACCTGCAATGGTGCGACACGCTGATTTTCATATACCCCACCTGGTGGTATGGGCTGCCCGCGATGTTGAAAGGGTGGCTGGATCGAGTGCTGTTGCCGGACGTCGCCTTTTTGATGCCCAAAGCGGATGGGGAGACAATCCGCCCGGGCCTTCATCATATTGATAAGATGGGTGTTTTCACCACGTGCGGTGCGTCTTGGTGGCTGACCCGCATGGTCGGTGCGCCGGGGCGACGCACTCTGTTGCGAGGCGTTGGCTTCCTTCTGAAACCGGGCGCGCGGAAGGTGTTTGCGGCCACCTATCTCATGGACAGTGCCACGCCCGACGCGCTTCGAAAACACCTCGCGACCGTCGCGACAAAGACGGATAAACTGGTTAATGCCGTGCCAGCGAAACAGGAGGTTCCCGCCCAATGA
- a CDS encoding NAD(P)H-dependent oxidoreductase, which yields MAKALVIYAHPVPESLGGAAHMTVVNTLNKMGWEVDDCDLYAERFDPVLSAEERRGYHDTVTNIAPVQAYVNRLRAADAVIFCFPVWNFGYPAILKGWFDRVMLPGVSFQLADGKLTPCLDNIRKLAAVTTYGSTPWRAFLAGDPPKKLLKRVVWGTVRPDKIRYIAQYDMNNITPAGCDAFLARVTREMEAF from the coding sequence ATGGCGAAGGCACTGGTAATCTACGCCCATCCGGTTCCGGAAAGCTTGGGCGGGGCCGCACATATGACTGTGGTTAACACCCTTAACAAAATGGGGTGGGAGGTTGATGATTGTGATCTCTATGCCGAGAGGTTTGACCCGGTCCTCAGCGCGGAAGAGCGGCGCGGCTACCACGACACCGTCACCAACATCGCGCCTGTCCAAGCCTACGTTAACCGTCTGCGCGCTGCTGATGCGGTGATCTTCTGCTTTCCCGTCTGGAACTTTGGCTACCCGGCGATCCTGAAGGGATGGTTTGACCGGGTTATGTTGCCCGGCGTGTCCTTCCAGCTTGCTGACGGCAAACTGACGCCTTGCCTCGACAACATTCGCAAGCTAGCCGCTGTCACAACCTATGGAAGTACGCCGTGGCGGGCCTTTCTGGCCGGTGATCCGCCGAAGAAGTTGCTCAAGCGTGTGGTGTGGGGCACGGTGCGCCCAGACAAAATTCGCTATATTGCCCAATATGATATGAACAACATCACGCCTGCCGGATGCGATGCATTTCTGGCCCGCGTCACCCGTGAAATGGAGGCATTTTAG
- a CDS encoding glycosyltransferase family 2 protein gives MTTPRFAIAIPMLNEAETVPHLLGGCVAAAEPFGTFEICVTDDGSTDGTGAALRAFGAAHPQANLTVLTHPRPAGQSAAVHAAVRAARAPIIATLDGDGQNPPEELPKLLTALLDGPETLGLVAGQRVKRDDPLPKRVASRAANAIRGVLLKDGTRDTGCGLKAYRRDAYLALPYFDHMHRYLPALFQRDGWDIAHVDVAHKPRVAGASKYTNLGRAIVGLSDLMGVAWLIRRRRKVLPKDTDVSRPEER, from the coding sequence ATGACCACGCCGCGTTTCGCGATCGCGATCCCCATGTTAAATGAGGCCGAGACCGTGCCCCATCTGCTTGGCGGGTGCGTGGCAGCGGCTGAGCCTTTCGGCACGTTTGAGATTTGCGTGACCGACGACGGATCGACAGACGGCACGGGCGCGGCATTGCGCGCATTCGGCGCAGCCCATCCGCAAGCAAACTTAACGGTGTTAACGCATCCGCGGCCGGCCGGCCAATCCGCGGCCGTCCACGCCGCCGTGCGCGCCGCCCGCGCACCCATCATCGCAACCTTGGATGGGGATGGTCAAAATCCACCCGAGGAGTTGCCCAAACTCCTGACGGCGCTGCTTGACGGGCCCGAGACCCTTGGCCTTGTGGCCGGTCAGCGCGTGAAACGAGATGATCCCCTGCCCAAGCGCGTCGCGTCGCGCGCAGCGAATGCCATCCGTGGTGTGCTGTTGAAAGACGGCACACGCGACACGGGCTGCGGACTGAAGGCCTATCGCCGCGACGCCTATCTCGCCCTACCCTATTTTGACCACATGCACCGCTACTTACCTGCGCTTTTTCAACGGGATGGCTGGGATATCGCCCATGTCGACGTTGCCCATAAACCGCGCGTTGCGGGCGCATCGAAGTACACAAATCTGGGCCGTGCGATTGTCGGATTGTCTGACCTCATGGGGGTCGCCTGGTTGATCCGGCGGCGTCGCAAGGTCCTGCCAAAGGACACCGACGTCTCCCGACCGGAGGAGCGTTAA
- a CDS encoding FAD-binding oxidoreductase: MNIQAAIKTLQDKGIEVDLNPASVKSKSRDFFWYSPVLKDRLDHVVADFVATPHSEAQVIEILRVCYGHDVPVTTRGTGTGNYGQAMPLAGGCVLHLHKMNAVKDIAPGRVVVEPGCLLKDLDAACIADSGQEIRMFSSTWATATIGGFIAGGSGGVGSVRWGALRDPGNIIRLRVVTMEQEPRVMDITGDDLHRVSHAYGTNGIITEIEIPLAPAYDWVGVFVAFDSFDEALQYSYDLASCDGLLIKLATVFEAPIAKDYFQRVAPHVEAGEALVALMVAPHAMAGWETFTNTYDARPIYRSDATNWPKDPGHVFEYGWNHTTLRALKVDPSITYLQIAYGTDDPVSLAKTTRDELSPECLQHIEVMRQNGRVSMAGLTLVKFQSEERLDEIVALHEAKGAMNFNPHRYTLEEGGRQAVDTRQLEFKREADPKGLLNPGKMISWEDPDYNFDQMYAWPGLQSKPAAE, translated from the coding sequence ATGAACATCCAGGCAGCTATAAAGACCCTTCAGGACAAGGGGATAGAGGTCGACCTTAATCCTGCTTCCGTCAAATCGAAATCCCGCGACTTCTTTTGGTATTCACCCGTCCTCAAGGATCGTCTGGATCATGTCGTGGCCGACTTCGTGGCCACGCCGCATAGTGAGGCGCAGGTGATCGAAATTCTGCGTGTCTGCTATGGCCACGACGTCCCTGTCACCACGCGCGGCACGGGCACTGGCAACTACGGCCAAGCCATGCCTTTGGCGGGTGGTTGTGTATTGCATCTGCATAAGATGAACGCCGTTAAGGATATTGCGCCAGGGCGCGTTGTGGTGGAGCCGGGGTGTCTTTTGAAAGACCTGGATGCCGCGTGTATCGCGGATTCCGGCCAGGAAATCCGCATGTTTTCAAGTACATGGGCGACTGCCACGATTGGCGGTTTCATCGCTGGCGGCTCGGGCGGAGTGGGTTCTGTGCGGTGGGGGGCGTTGCGCGATCCCGGTAACATCATCCGCTTGCGCGTCGTCACGATGGAGCAGGAACCCCGCGTGATGGACATCACCGGAGATGATCTTCACCGCGTCAGCCACGCCTATGGCACCAACGGCATCATTACGGAGATCGAGATCCCGCTGGCCCCAGCCTATGATTGGGTCGGCGTTTTCGTCGCCTTTGATAGCTTCGATGAGGCATTGCAATATTCCTATGATTTGGCCTCTTGCGACGGCCTTTTGATCAAGCTCGCCACGGTGTTTGAGGCCCCCATCGCCAAAGATTATTTCCAGCGTGTCGCCCCCCATGTTGAGGCCGGTGAGGCGCTCGTTGCTCTTATGGTCGCCCCTCACGCCATGGCCGGGTGGGAGACGTTTACCAACACCTACGATGCCCGTCCGATTTACCGCAGTGACGCGACGAACTGGCCGAAAGATCCCGGCCACGTTTTTGAGTATGGCTGGAATCACACGACGCTCCGCGCGCTCAAGGTCGACCCGTCGATCACCTATCTTCAGATCGCATACGGCACCGACGATCCTGTTTCTTTGGCCAAGACCACGCGGGATGAGCTAAGTCCCGAATGCCTGCAACACATTGAAGTCATGCGGCAAAATGGGCGCGTTTCTATGGCCGGATTGACCCTGGTCAAGTTCCAGTCGGAAGAGCGGCTTGATGAAATCGTGGCGCTGCACGAGGCGAAAGGGGCGATGAACTTCAACCCGCACCGCTACACCCTCGAGGAGGGCGGGCGTCAGGCGGTCGATACCCGACAGCTGGAATTCAAGCGCGAGGCCGATCCGAAAGGCCTGCTCAATCCGGGCAAGATGATCTCGTGGGAGGATCCGGATTACAACTTCGACCAGATGTATGCCTGGCCCGGCCTGCAATCGAAACCGGCGGCGGAGTGA
- a CDS encoding TetR/AcrR family transcriptional regulator produces MMRDTPLLHRDDPAKDPLVGHIKVTREDWVNTARDVLVNSGVAQVKIATLAGRLDVSRSSFYWYFQNRDELLSALLQDWQTRNTRSITDHCARPSRSIAQALCNFFRCFVDTRQFDPGLDFAIREWARRNEDVRDAIDAADTARLDAVRAMFDRHDYAPEDADARARILYFMQLGYHALDLREDMETRMSRVSAYVLGFTGISPQNTDIEEFLDYVGDLAPHGISGASQRA; encoded by the coding sequence ATGATGCGTGATACCCCCCTCCTCCACCGCGACGATCCCGCCAAGGACCCCCTGGTCGGGCACATCAAAGTCACGCGCGAGGATTGGGTGAACACCGCGCGTGATGTCCTGGTCAATTCGGGCGTGGCCCAAGTCAAAATCGCGACCCTCGCTGGGCGTCTCGACGTTTCAAGGTCCTCATTTTACTGGTATTTTCAAAATCGTGATGAGCTTCTGTCTGCTTTGTTGCAAGATTGGCAAACTCGCAACACACGCTCGATCACCGACCATTGTGCGCGGCCGTCCCGCTCCATCGCGCAGGCGCTTTGCAACTTCTTCCGATGCTTTGTCGACACCCGCCAGTTCGATCCGGGCCTTGATTTCGCGATCCGGGAATGGGCGCGACGGAACGAGGACGTCCGTGATGCCATTGATGCGGCGGATACTGCCCGCCTGGACGCGGTTCGCGCCATGTTCGATCGCCATGACTACGCGCCAGAGGACGCCGACGCCCGCGCTCGCATCCTATACTTCATGCAGTTGGGATACCACGCCCTGGACCTGCGCGAAGACATGGAAACGCGCATGTCCCGGGTATCTGCCTACGTCTTGGGCTTCACCGGAATATCTCCACAAAACACTGATATTGAAGAATTTTTAGATTACGTGGGCGATCTTGCCCCGCATGGGATCAGTGGGGCGTCTCAACGGGCGTGA